In the genome of Longimicrobium sp., one region contains:
- a CDS encoding FAD-dependent oxidoreductase, whose amino-acid sequence MGGEKQELEGPDLTEGVPLDELGEGAILTGHANGEAVVVVRAGGEVFALDANCTHYGVPLGGGIVVDGTIRCPAHHSRFDLRTGEAVAAPALRSTGCWNVETRDGRVFVTGKREAAPAARKHAAAPESVVIVGAGAAGSACAEMLRRQGYDGPVTMIDATTDGPVDRPNLSKDYLAGNAPEEWIPLFPPEWYAENRVDLALGSRVIGIDPAKRRVRLMNGKAYTYGALLIATGSEPVRLPLSQRDIPHLFYLRTLADSRAIIGAASKEKRAVVVGSSFIGLEVAASLRTRGLDVTVVSQEGLPLGNILGPELGWSIQRLHEDHGVKFHLKDGVQGIDGHTVALKSGPSLEADLVVVGIGVRPGVALGQWAGLQVEGGIVVDEQLQTSAPGIWAAGDVCRWPDPWTGQRIRSEHWVVGQRQGQTVARNMLGASERFNAAPFFWSAHYDVTINYVGHAEKWDAIELDGEPREHDCTAVYRKGGKPLAIATISRDRQSLRAEAGIEAGDLAAVEAAIRGGAGAGVG is encoded by the coding sequence ATGGGCGGCGAGAAGCAGGAGCTGGAGGGGCCCGACCTCACCGAGGGCGTGCCGCTGGACGAGCTGGGGGAGGGCGCGATCCTCACCGGCCACGCGAACGGCGAGGCGGTGGTCGTGGTCCGCGCGGGCGGCGAGGTGTTCGCGCTGGACGCCAACTGCACGCACTACGGCGTGCCGCTGGGCGGCGGGATCGTGGTGGACGGAACCATCCGCTGCCCCGCGCACCACTCGCGCTTCGACCTGCGCACCGGCGAGGCGGTCGCCGCGCCGGCGCTGCGCTCGACGGGGTGCTGGAACGTCGAGACGCGCGACGGCCGCGTCTTCGTCACCGGTAAGCGCGAAGCGGCGCCGGCGGCGAGGAAGCACGCCGCGGCGCCGGAGTCCGTTGTCATCGTCGGCGCGGGCGCGGCGGGGAGCGCGTGCGCGGAGATGCTGCGCCGGCAGGGCTACGACGGTCCGGTGACGATGATCGACGCCACCACCGACGGACCCGTCGACCGGCCGAACCTGTCGAAGGACTACCTGGCCGGGAACGCGCCCGAGGAGTGGATCCCCCTCTTCCCGCCCGAGTGGTATGCCGAGAACCGCGTCGACCTCGCGCTCGGCTCGCGGGTGATCGGGATCGACCCGGCCAAGCGGCGCGTGCGGCTGATGAACGGCAAGGCGTACACGTACGGCGCGCTCCTCATCGCCACCGGCTCCGAGCCGGTGCGCCTGCCGCTCTCGCAGCGCGACATCCCGCACCTGTTCTATCTGCGCACGCTGGCGGACAGCCGCGCCATCATCGGCGCGGCAAGCAAGGAGAAGCGCGCCGTCGTGGTCGGCAGCAGCTTCATCGGGCTGGAGGTGGCGGCGTCGCTGCGGACGCGCGGGCTCGACGTCACCGTGGTCAGCCAGGAGGGGCTGCCGCTGGGCAACATCCTGGGGCCGGAGCTCGGCTGGTCCATCCAGCGCCTGCACGAGGACCACGGGGTGAAGTTCCACCTGAAGGACGGCGTGCAGGGGATCGACGGACACACGGTGGCGCTGAAGAGCGGGCCGTCGCTGGAGGCGGACCTCGTGGTGGTGGGGATCGGGGTGCGGCCGGGGGTGGCACTGGGGCAGTGGGCGGGGCTGCAGGTGGAGGGCGGGATCGTGGTCGACGAGCAGCTGCAGACCAGCGCGCCGGGGATCTGGGCGGCGGGCGACGTGTGCCGCTGGCCGGACCCGTGGACGGGGCAGCGCATCCGCAGCGAGCACTGGGTGGTCGGCCAGCGCCAGGGGCAGACCGTCGCGCGCAACATGCTGGGCGCCAGCGAGCGGTTCAACGCGGCGCCGTTCTTCTGGAGCGCGCACTACGACGTGACCATCAACTATGTGGGCCACGCCGAGAAGTGGGACGCCATCGAGCTCGACGGCGAGCCGCGCGAGCACGACTGCACCGCGGTCTATCGCAAGGGCGGAAAGCCGCTGGCCATCGCCACCATCTCGCGCGACCGCCAGAGCCTGCGCGCCGAGGCGGGGATCGAGGCGGGCGACCTGGCCGCCGTCGAGGCGGCGATTCGCGGCGGGGCGGGAGCGGGGGTGGGGTAG